From the genome of Xiphophorus couchianus chromosome 6, X_couchianus-1.0, whole genome shotgun sequence, one region includes:
- the LOC114146232 gene encoding keratin, type I cytoskeletal 9-like, with protein MILTIGWGLGYLVTKGVEKLLGYRIKDEDLSAERSTDESSEKFDFDVVAKDDVKHKDVSKESTSEDEQHKHFGFEDFVEDNEKHSVVSSESSSEDGRFESTSSDIVSEDNVKHTDVSAESSSEDKQHNYFEFEDFVEHDEKHSDVSSESSSEDERFESSGSDSVSEDEVEHSDVSSESSSEDERFESSGSDSVSEDEVEHSDVSSESSSEDERFEQHPAGWAETQEGAECGFDGQRRCWGRATGGWSGGRRRYRSQAAGGGSARQRRRRDRATGGGDKESLGVSGGALGGWFSGGGLGGDEETLETLGSSEETLGSLEGKPGSLEGTLGSLEGKPGSSEGTLGSLEGTLGSSEETLGSLEGKLGSLEGKPGSLEGTLGNSEELGSSLGAKNPLTGPEGSLTGNRPRHQPRPKAGAPWLATAWKPIIMGTRAKAIVCSLRRGAGEGLGATAAGGVGAAATAVTTGGVEDAGAGGSIC; from the coding sequence ATGATTTTAACCATCGGTTGGGGCCTTGGGTATCTTGTTACGAAGGGAGTAGAAAAGTTGCTGGGATATCGGATTAAAGATGAAGACCTTTCAGCAGAGAGATCAACTGACGAAAGTTcagaaaagtttgattttgacGTCGTCGCCAAAGACGATGTAAAACACAAGGATGTTTCAAAGGAGAGCACATCTGAAGATGAACAACATAAGCACTTTGGATTTGAAGATTTCGTTGAAGACAATGAAAAACACAGTGTTGTTTCTTCAGaaagctcatctgaagatggaAGATTTGAGTCCACAAGTTCTGACATCGTCTCTGAAGACAATGTAAAACACACTGATGTTTCTgcagagagctcatctgaagataAACAACATAATTACTTTGAATTTGAAGATTTCGTTGAACACGATGAAAAACACAGTGATGTTTCTTcagagagctcatctgaagatgaaagaTTTGAGTCCTCTGGTTCTGACAGTGTCTCCGAAGACGAAGTAGAACACAGTGATGTTTCTTcagagagctcatctgaagatgaaagaTTTGAGTCCTCAGGTTCTGACAGTGTCTCCGAAGACGAAGTAGAACACAGTGATGTTTCTTcagagagctcatctgaagatgaaagaTTTGAGCAGCACCCAGCAGGGTGGGCGGAGACACAGGAAGGAGCCGAATGTGGGTTCGACGGGCAACGTCGGTGCTGGGGCCGGGCCACTGGAGGCTGGTCCGGAGGTCGACGTCGGTACAGAAGCCAGGCTGCGGGAGGTGGGTCCGCCAGGCAACGTCGGCGCAGGGACCGGGCCACAGGAGGCGGCGACAAGGAGTCTCTGGGAGTATCTGGAGGAGCACTAGGAGGCTGGTTCTCGGGAGGAGGACTAGGGGGCGACGAGGAAACATTGGAAACACTAGGGAGCTCGGAGGAGACGCTAGGGAGCTTGGAGGGAAAGCCAGGGAGCTTGGAGGGGACGTTAGGGAGCTTGGAGGGAAAGCCAGGGAGCTCGGAGGGGACGCTAGGGAGCTTGGAGGGAACACTAGGGAGCTCGGAGGAGACGCTAGGTAGCTTGGAGGGAAAGCTAGGGAGCTTGGAGGGAAAGCCAGGGAGCTTGGAGGGGACGCTAGGAAACTCGGAGGAACTAGGAAGCTCTTTAGGGGCCAAGAACCCACTAACAGGGCCCGAAGGCTCACTTACGGGGAACAGGCCACGCCATCAGCCGCGCCCCAAGGCTGGCGCCCCCTGGCTGGCGACCGCCTGGAAACCCATCATCATGGGGACCAGAGCGAAGGCGATAGTGTGCTCTCTTCGCCGAGGGGCTGGAGAAGGCTTAGGAGCGACGGCTGCTGGGGGCGTGGGAGCGGCAGCCACAGCG